The Thermococcus sp. genomic interval ATCGCCACGCAGTCCTTGTCGTCGTATTTAACCTTCTCGAGGGTCAAGTCATCGCCCAAGAGCTTTGGATTGATCGAGAGGTCAACATTCATGAGGTGAAGAAGGATAGAGAACACGGAAAATATTAAAGGGTTTCCACCGCAACGTTTTTACACTCCAGTGCCCTACTATATCCGGTGAGACTATGGGAGTCACAAAGGTAACTAGGAACTATCAAATTACTATTCCAAGCGATATTAGGAAGAAGCTGGGAATTAAAGTGGGGGACGTTCTCGTCGTCGAGATCGAAGAAGGGAAGGCCGTGATCAAAAAGAGCGACCTTGAACTCCCCCTACTGCCCGGGGGAAAGGGGCTGCAAGTCGAGGACATCGAGGAGGCAATAAGAAGGGGCCAGGGTGAGGAGGAGTGACGGTAATAGACACCAACGTCTTCATATACGCCACCCTAAGGGATTCGGAGTTCAACTCGGAAGCGAGAAACCTCCTTGCATCACTGGAAAGGTGGATCGTCCCCAGTATGGTTCTCTACGAGCTCTACCGGTTTTTCAGGGAGGAGGACTACAGCAAGGAAGACATAATAAAGGTGGTCTCCTCAATACTTAACAGCCCAAGGGCGAAGGTAATCGGTGATAGCGGGAAGTACACAAAACGCGCGCTGGAGCTGACCAAGAATCCAAAGCGCTTCAACGACATGATAATCCTAGCAACTGCCGAGGACTTCAAAAGGCTAGCGACCTACAATAAAAGACTGAAAAAAGATGCTGAGAAGCTGGGCATCAAAACCCTGCCCTAAACCCTCTCATAGACCTCCTGGACTATCCTCAGGACGGCCCTGTAGAGCTTCTCGCCAATGACACCCTCCTCGTAGTGCTCCGTCAACTTCTCCTTGTCGATTATCTCCTTCTTGCCGTCCGACCACTTCACGATGTCTACTTCAAGGTCTATGTATCTGGCCCTGTCCGGATAGATCTCTACGGGTGTGTTGATGTTATAGTACTCGCCCTTGAGATTGCCGTTCTTGTCATAGTAGCGGTGAACAAACCACCACTTACCCTCTTCAATCTCCGTGATGACGTAGTCTCCAAACTCTATCGGGATGTCGAGGCCGTCGTAGAACTTGCCCGGCTTGAGGTGGCGCTTGAAGGTAACCTTCAACGGGTTCATCGAGACCTCCTGGATCTCGCCGGGGCCTATCTTTATGAGCTGGCCGTCCGGCTTGTAGTGCTCCAGCCTGAAGAGCCAGCCTTTTTTCGGCCCCTTGTTCGCTATCAGAGCCTCCCAAAAACCTTGGTTGACCTTCGCCCGCTGACCGGGCACCTTGGCCAGTATGCCCTCTGCAATCTCGACCGCGAAGCTGAACTCCAGGTCATAGGCCTTAAGCTGATGGTGACCCTCTATCGTCGGAACGGCTTTGTTCCTTATCTCGTCGAGCTTCTTCTTTGTTCCCCCACCAAACTCGACCTCGTATATGTTCCGTCCCTCGATTATAAGCGACGGGGCGGTGTAGGAGTCCGCCTTAGCGAGCCTGTCCGAAAGCCTAGAGAGTCGTATTATCTCATCTCTCAGGGTGTTCCAGTCCTTGTAAGCTGAAGCAGTCCTCCAGAGGATCCCCCAGTCACCCAGGTCTATGCTCAGCCCGAGTATCCTCAGCCTCTCCCTCTCGGAGTTCTCCCTTATCTTACGGGATATCTTCACGTGCCTTTGGGCACCGACCGGCTTCGGAATCAGGACGGCATAATCGCCGGGAACCGTAAGCGTGACGCTGAGCTGGGGCAAGAGGTTGTGCTTCTTGACCTGGACGAGAAGTTCGTCCCCTTCCCTCGCGCGCGGGAGGTCCCTTAAGGGTATCGTGCCTATCGCGCTTCCGATGTCTATGTAAACATACTTCTCATCCCTCTGGACGACGATCCCCTTGTAAACACCGTAGAGCTGGTAGGGGAGCTTCCTGAAGAAGACGTCGATGAACTCCTCCTCTAGAACCTTTTTAACCTCCTCAACCTTAGTTCCGACGAGAACCACACCGTGGTGATCCTTCTTGTCGTAGACGTCGACGTCAAACTCGTCGTAGGTCTTCTCAAGCCCGAGCCTCTCGACGATCCTGTTGCTTGGCTGGCTGATGCCAAAACCCCTGTCGAGGAAGAGCTTCGTCAGGGCCGTGCTGTATATGCCCCTAACCCGAACTGTAACTCCTGTGTCTGTAGACACCTTCACCACCCCTCATCTTCTTTTCCACCACTCCTATGAGCGCGAGTCCTTCGAGTATCTCCCCGGCGTTTTCGACACCGCTCAGCTTCTCAACGTTTCTCGCCTCGACCCAGAGCAGACCCCTGGAGTGCCAGTCTCTCAGTGCCTCCTCAACCTTGTGAACGTCACCAGGGTGAGCGTAAAGCCTGAACAGGAATCCTTTGAGCGTTTCAATCTCTTCCTCAAGCGTCTTGATTTTCCGGAGTTCCTCCATTATACCAACGGGTACCTTTTTCTGGTTTTCGCCTCCGGCCAAAAGCTCCATCCTCTCGACCTCCTTGGCCAGCTCACTCAACGCCTTCCTGACGGCGTAGTCATAAACGCGGTGGAACTGTGCCAACCTGTCCACAGCCGTCAAGAGCTTCATCTTCGCGTCGTAGTCCCCCTTTGAGAGGAGAGAAAGAAGTTCCTCGATGCGAAACTTCATCTGATGCTCGTTGCGGTAGAGTTCCTTCGCCTGGTCCTCTGCATAGGTTGAACCGACCATCTCACGGTAGAGAGCCGATGAGAGCTCGAGCTTCTCACGCGATGTATCATAAAGCTCCCTCAGAGTCTCGATCAGCTTCTCCCCATTGTTCTCACCGTAGAGGATGGAGAACTTATCCTCAAAAGCTGAGTGTAGCGATTCCAAACGGGAAAGCCGGGCCTTAATCTCCTCAACGTTCATGGGCACCCCTAGGGAGAGCCTTAACCTTTCTCCTACTTTTAGTTTTCGATTGGAACTGTTAAATGGAAGAGTTTACCCAAAACGTTTTTTTAAGTCAATAGGTTAATGAACCTGGTGTTCCCATGGTGCTCTACGACCGCTTTGGAAGGCCAGTAACGAACCTCAGGATCTCGCTCACGCAGGACTGTAACTACCACTGCTTCTTTTGCCACAGGGAGGGCCAGCTCTTCAACACACAGAACGAGATGACGCCCGATGAAATCGAGAGGCTCGTTAGAATCGCCTCACGCCTCGGGATAAGGAAGGTTAAACTGACGGGCGGCGAGCCAACCGTTAGGGGGGACATACTGGAAATAGTGAAGCGCATAAAGCCCCACGTGATCGACCTGAGCATGACGACCAACGGGAGCAAACTTAAGGAGCTGGCGAAGCCTTTGGCCAGGGCGGGCCTGGACAGGGTTAATGTCTCCCTCCACAGCCTCAAACCTGACGTTTACAAACGCATAACGGGCGTCGACATGTTGGAAGCCGTTCTTGAAGGAATCGAAGAGGCAGTTAAATACCTCAGCCCAGTCAAGCTCAACATGACGGTTATGAAAGGCGTGAACGAAGGTGAGATATGGGACATGGTGGACTTCACTGCCAGAACCGGAACGATACTCCAGCTCATCGAGCTTGAGGCCCCGAGGGAGATGACGGAGACGGCCTTTTTCAGGAGGTACTTCTACCCACTCAAGCCCGTTGAGAGGGAACTTGAGGCGAGAGCGGTAGAGACGCGTGAGAGGAGGATGCACAGGCGGAAGAAGTACTTCATACCAACGGACTACGGCGTTGCCGAGGTTGAAGTGGTCAGGGCGATGCACAACACGGTCTTCTGCGCCAACTGCACCCGTCTCAGGGTGACCTCCAACGGGATGTTCAAGACCTGTCTGCTCCGGAAGAACGACCTGATAGACTTCGTCACGGCCATGAGAAGCGGTGCAAACGACGCTGAGATAACTGATATCTTCCGAAAGGCCGTTCTCATGCGTGAGCCGTACTGGCGGTGAGGACATCAAAAGGTTTTTGTAAGAGGCCACCGTAGGGGGTACAAGGTGAAACCGTGAACCCCGGAAGCTTCGCCCAGTATTTCTCAGGGGCGCTGTTCATACTCATTGGAATATACGGGGCAGTCCAATCTTTTAACAATTGCAGGAAACATGAAGAGCCAGTAAAGGGCTTTGCAAGAACCCTGTTGATCTCTTTTCTCCTCTTTGGTGTGGGGGGTGGCCTCGGAATCCTCCTGGTGATAATGATAAGCCCATCCCTGTGGGTTATTGAAGCCATCTCGATAATGGGTGGTTACCTCCTGCTGGCAGGGTCATCCCTCAGCCTCATCGAAAAGCTGGAAGGATACAGAAAGGTCAAACGAAAAAACGTTCCTGCCAAAGAGATTGAACTCCCCGCTGTGGGTCTGGTAACCTCTGCCAAGGACGCTAAAACGCTCCTCAGAACCATGGCAACGTACTTTAAGGTTCCCATACTGGCGGTAGGAAGGGAGCACCCAGACAAGTGGGTCGAAAATATGGAGGTCACCCCGACGGAGTACATATGGCTAACCCGTGTTGAACACCCCGGAGCAGTAAACCCAAGCAGCCTCCACGTCCTCAACGGCAGGATAACCAAGTTCTTGAGGGAAAATCCCGGCAGCGTCGTTTACATGGAGGGAGTGGAGTACATCTCATTCTACGTTGACCCCCGCTCTCTCACGAAGTTCGTCCTCTCTGTGAGGGATACCGCCATAATAGAGAACGGCCACTTCATCCTCTACGTAACCCCCGAAGTGATGGAGCCAAGCCAATTTGCAATATTCAAGAGAGAGCTTGAGCCAATAAACGTGAGCGGGTTCCTCGACAGGATTCAGGGGAGAACGCTCTTCGGTACACTCCCCCCCACCAGGGAAACGAAGGAGGGAAGTGAGGATGCCAGCGCTGAGGGTTCCAAAGAGGGAAGCGGAGTTAGCAAAGAGGAAGCTGAAGAAGTTGAACCTCTACGACGGAAAGAGAAGGCCGAAGAGGGAAGGTGAGTTCGTTCTCCTTCCGGTCATCGACGACCCCACGATTCACAAGCTCGGTTATGAAGTTCTAGAAACCGAGCTACATTTAAGGCCAGAGAGACAGATTTACAGGAACTTGGAGAGCGTTTTAGCGGAGAGACTAACCCCGGAGGAGCTGAAATACCTCAGGAGGTACGATGTGGTGGGCGACATAGCGATAGTCCAGATTCCAGAGGTGCTGGAGCACAGAGCGGACGACATCGTGTGGGGCCTCCGCAAAGTCCACCCGTTCATCAGGGTCGTGGCCCGAAAGGGCTTCCACGAGGGGGCCTTCAGGATAAGGGAGTACTCAATAATCTGGGGCGAGAAGAGGCTTGAAACGGTTCACAGGGAAAACGGCGTCGAGATAAAGGTTGACCTCTCGAAGGCCTTCTTCAACCCGAGGATGAAGGGGGAAAGATACCGTCTGGCAGGGCTCGTGAGGGACGGCGAGAGGATTCTAATCCCCTTCGCCGGCGTTCTGCCGTATGCACTCGTCATAGCGCGCTATAAGAATGTAA includes:
- a CDS encoding AbrB/MazE/SpoVT family DNA-binding domain-containing protein; this encodes MGVTKVTRNYQITIPSDIRKKLGIKVGDVLVVEIEEGKAVIKKSDLELPLLPGGKGLQVEDIEEAIRRGQGEEE
- a CDS encoding PIN domain-containing protein, with protein sequence MTVIDTNVFIYATLRDSEFNSEARNLLASLERWIVPSMVLYELYRFFREEDYSKEDIIKVVSSILNSPRAKVIGDSGKYTKRALELTKNPKRFNDMIILATAEDFKRLATYNKRLKKDAEKLGIKTLP
- a CDS encoding DUF402 domain-containing protein, which encodes MSTDTGVTVRVRGIYSTALTKLFLDRGFGISQPSNRIVERLGLEKTYDEFDVDVYDKKDHHGVVLVGTKVEEVKKVLEEEFIDVFFRKLPYQLYGVYKGIVVQRDEKYVYIDIGSAIGTIPLRDLPRAREGDELLVQVKKHNLLPQLSVTLTVPGDYAVLIPKPVGAQRHVKISRKIRENSERERLRILGLSIDLGDWGILWRTASAYKDWNTLRDEIIRLSRLSDRLAKADSYTAPSLIIEGRNIYEVEFGGGTKKKLDEIRNKAVPTIEGHHQLKAYDLEFSFAVEIAEGILAKVPGQRAKVNQGFWEALIANKGPKKGWLFRLEHYKPDGQLIKIGPGEIQEVSMNPLKVTFKRHLKPGKFYDGLDIPIEFGDYVITEIEEGKWWFVHRYYDKNGNLKGEYYNINTPVEIYPDRARYIDLEVDIVKWSDGKKEIIDKEKLTEHYEEGVIGEKLYRAVLRIVQEVYERV
- the moaA gene encoding GTP 3',8-cyclase MoaA, translated to MLYDRFGRPVTNLRISLTQDCNYHCFFCHREGQLFNTQNEMTPDEIERLVRIASRLGIRKVKLTGGEPTVRGDILEIVKRIKPHVIDLSMTTNGSKLKELAKPLARAGLDRVNVSLHSLKPDVYKRITGVDMLEAVLEGIEEAVKYLSPVKLNMTVMKGVNEGEIWDMVDFTARTGTILQLIELEAPREMTETAFFRRYFYPLKPVERELEARAVETRERRMHRRKKYFIPTDYGVAEVEVVRAMHNTVFCANCTRLRVTSNGMFKTCLLRKNDLIDFVTAMRSGANDAEITDIFRKAVLMREPYWR
- a CDS encoding DUF835 domain-containing protein codes for the protein MNPGSFAQYFSGALFILIGIYGAVQSFNNCRKHEEPVKGFARTLLISFLLFGVGGGLGILLVIMISPSLWVIEAISIMGGYLLLAGSSLSLIEKLEGYRKVKRKNVPAKEIELPAVGLVTSAKDAKTLLRTMATYFKVPILAVGREHPDKWVENMEVTPTEYIWLTRVEHPGAVNPSSLHVLNGRITKFLRENPGSVVYMEGVEYISFYVDPRSLTKFVLSVRDTAIIENGHFILYVTPEVMEPSQFAIFKRELEPINVSGFLDRIQGRTLFGTLPPTRETKEGSEDASAEGSKEGSGVSKEEAEEVEPLRRKEKAEEGR
- a CDS encoding class I SAM-dependent methyltransferase family protein — encoded protein: MPALRVPKREAELAKRKLKKLNLYDGKRRPKREGEFVLLPVIDDPTIHKLGYEVLETELHLRPERQIYRNLESVLAERLTPEELKYLRRYDVVGDIAIVQIPEVLEHRADDIVWGLRKVHPFIRVVARKGFHEGAFRIREYSIIWGEKRLETVHRENGVEIKVDLSKAFFNPRMKGERYRLAGLVRDGERILIPFAGVLPYALVIARYKNVKITAVELNREAYELGLENIKLNRKRLKGEIEFIHGDAFEILPELPTYDRVMSPTPRGVDALALTLSKAGRWLHYYNFVGEADIEEFRERIIDECSLQGKECDVRVKKVSDFKPHVFKVCADVRILG